In Oncorhynchus gorbuscha isolate QuinsamMale2020 ecotype Even-year linkage group LG08, OgorEven_v1.0, whole genome shotgun sequence, one genomic interval encodes:
- the LOC124041311 gene encoding core histone macro-H2A.2-like isoform X2: MSARGGKKKTTKLSRSARAGVIFPVGRMMRYLRTGTHKYRIGMGAPVYMAAVIEYLAAEILELAGNAARDNKKGRITPRHIKLAVANDEELNQLLRGVTISNGGVLPRIHPELLSKKRGSRVKVDTQVTVPEKRAERVKSIKKPTTKKGKGKPGRKQRKSTENDKEAVVANSTVEDGPGDGFTILSAKSLFLGQKLSLTESEISKIGTIKVEGIINPTNAEMDLKEGVGSALEKAGGRDFLEAVKELRKAQGPLEVASVAVSQASGMPARFVIHCNIPQWGSEKCEDQLEKTVKACLSAAEEKKLKSVAFPSLPAGRNGFPKQTAAQLILKAISNHFVSATTSSLKNIYFVLFDSESIGIYLQEMAKLDAK; the protein is encoded by the exons ATGTCAGCCCGAGGAGGAAAGAAGAAGACCACCAAACTGTCCCGCTCCGCCAGAGCAGGAGTCATCTTTCCTGTGGGGAGGATGATGAGGTATCTACGCACAGGGACGCACAAGTACCGCATCGGCATGGGGGCACCCGTCTACATGGCAGCCGTCATAGAGTACCTGGCAG CTGAGATTTTGGAGTTGGCAGGGAATGCAGCAAGGGACAACAAAAAAGGCAGAATAACTCCTCGGCACATTAAACTGGCTGTCGCCAATGACGAGGAGCTCAACCAG CTTCTCAGAGGGGTGACCATATCAAACGGAGGGGTTCTGCCTCGCATCCACCCTGAGCTGCTGTCCAAGAAGAGGGGCAGCCGAGTGAAAGTGGACACTCAGGTGACCGTGCCAGAGAAGAGGGCGGAACGCGTCAAGAGCATCAAGAAACCTACCACCAAAAAAGGCAAAGGCAAACCAGGTCGCAAACAGAGG AAAAGCACGGAAAACGACAAAGAGGCTGTTGTCGCTAACTCAACAGTGGAAGATGGGCCAGGGGATGGCTTCACTATCCTCTCAGCGAAAAGCCTGTTCCTTGGACAAAAG CTTTCACTAACAGAGAGTGAAATTAGCAAAATTGGAACCATCAAGGTGGAGGGAATCATCAACCCCACAAATGCAGAGATGGACCTCAAAGAGGGAGTGG GCAGTGCCCTGGAGAAGGCAGGGGGGCGAGACTTCTTGGAGGCAGTGAAAGAACTGCGGAAAGCACAGGGACCTTTGGAGGTAGCATCAG TTGCGGTGAGCCAGGCCAGCGGGATGCCAGCTCGTTTTGTCATCCACTGTAACATCCCTCAATGGGGCTCAGAGAAGTGTGAGGACCAGCTGGAGAAGACTGTCAAGGCCTgcctctctgctgcagaggagaagaaaCTCAAGTCCGTTGCCTTCCCCTCACTTCCTGCTGGCCG GAATGGATTCCCAAAGCAAACAGCCGCCCAGCTGATCCTCAAGGCCATCTCCAACCATTTTGTCTCTGCGACGACCTCCTCCCTGAAAAACATTTACTTTGTACTGTTTGACAGCGAGAGCATCGGAATATACCTTCAGGAAATGGCCAAGCTGGATGCCAAGTGA
- the LOC124041311 gene encoding core histone macro-H2A.2-like isoform X1, whose amino-acid sequence MSARGGKKKTTKLSRSARAGVIFPVGRMMRYLRTGTHKYRIGMGAPVYMAAVIEYLAAEILELAGNAARDNKKGRITPRHIKLAVANDEELNQLLRGVTISNGGVLPRIHPELLSKKRGSRVKVDTQVTVPEKRAERVKSIKKPTTKKGKGKPGRKQRKSTENDKEAVVANSTVEDGPGDGFTILSAKSLFLGQKVSLNLSLTESEISKIGTIKVEGIINPTNAEMDLKEGVGSALEKAGGRDFLEAVKELRKAQGPLEVASVAVSQASGMPARFVIHCNIPQWGSEKCEDQLEKTVKACLSAAEEKKLKSVAFPSLPAGRNGFPKQTAAQLILKAISNHFVSATTSSLKNIYFVLFDSESIGIYLQEMAKLDAK is encoded by the exons ATGTCAGCCCGAGGAGGAAAGAAGAAGACCACCAAACTGTCCCGCTCCGCCAGAGCAGGAGTCATCTTTCCTGTGGGGAGGATGATGAGGTATCTACGCACAGGGACGCACAAGTACCGCATCGGCATGGGGGCACCCGTCTACATGGCAGCCGTCATAGAGTACCTGGCAG CTGAGATTTTGGAGTTGGCAGGGAATGCAGCAAGGGACAACAAAAAAGGCAGAATAACTCCTCGGCACATTAAACTGGCTGTCGCCAATGACGAGGAGCTCAACCAG CTTCTCAGAGGGGTGACCATATCAAACGGAGGGGTTCTGCCTCGCATCCACCCTGAGCTGCTGTCCAAGAAGAGGGGCAGCCGAGTGAAAGTGGACACTCAGGTGACCGTGCCAGAGAAGAGGGCGGAACGCGTCAAGAGCATCAAGAAACCTACCACCAAAAAAGGCAAAGGCAAACCAGGTCGCAAACAGAGG AAAAGCACGGAAAACGACAAAGAGGCTGTTGTCGCTAACTCAACAGTGGAAGATGGGCCAGGGGATGGCTTCACTATCCTCTCAGCGAAAAGCCTGTTCCTTGGACAAAAGGTATCATTAAAT CTTTCACTAACAGAGAGTGAAATTAGCAAAATTGGAACCATCAAGGTGGAGGGAATCATCAACCCCACAAATGCAGAGATGGACCTCAAAGAGGGAGTGG GCAGTGCCCTGGAGAAGGCAGGGGGGCGAGACTTCTTGGAGGCAGTGAAAGAACTGCGGAAAGCACAGGGACCTTTGGAGGTAGCATCAG TTGCGGTGAGCCAGGCCAGCGGGATGCCAGCTCGTTTTGTCATCCACTGTAACATCCCTCAATGGGGCTCAGAGAAGTGTGAGGACCAGCTGGAGAAGACTGTCAAGGCCTgcctctctgctgcagaggagaagaaaCTCAAGTCCGTTGCCTTCCCCTCACTTCCTGCTGGCCG GAATGGATTCCCAAAGCAAACAGCCGCCCAGCTGATCCTCAAGGCCATCTCCAACCATTTTGTCTCTGCGACGACCTCCTCCCTGAAAAACATTTACTTTGTACTGTTTGACAGCGAGAGCATCGGAATATACCTTCAGGAAATGGCCAAGCTGGATGCCAAGTGA